The genome window TGCGCCAGCTTGAGGCCCTCGATCAGCAGCATGCGGGTATCGGTGACCATGCGGTCCAGGTTGCCCCGGCACAGGGTGTTCCACTCGGTGGCCGAGCGGGTCACGCCGCCGCGGTAGCGTGGGGCGTCCGGAACCAGCTCGGCGCGCGCCATCACCATCGCCGCGGCGCCGCAGCCCAGGGTCAGCGCGGCCAGCTCGTCGCGGAATTCCTGCGCGGTCACGTCCGGGGAGGTCATCCGTTCCAGGGTCTTCTCGTACACCAGGTTGGCGGTCTCGCCATCCACCACCAGCGCGTAGTCGACTTCGCCGCGCTCGATCATCCGCGCCGCGATGTCCATGCCGTTGATGAAGGCCAGGCAGGCATTGGCGACATCGAAGGTCACGCATTCCTCGCCCACGCCCAGATTGCCGGAGACGATGCTGGCGGTGGACGGTTCCAGGTAGTCGCGGCTGACCGAGGTATTGACCAGCAGCCCGACCTGGCCGGCGGTGATGCCCGCGTCGGTCATCGCCTTGCGCGCCGCCAGGGTGGCCGCATCGGACGCCTGCATGTCCGCATCCCACATGCGCCGCGCATGGATGCCGGCGACGTCGCCGAGCACGTCGGTACGGATGCCGAGGCGATCGTAGGTGGGCTGCAGGCGTTCGTTGATCTGCTTGGAGGTCAGCGTGTGCGGCGCATCGATATGCGCCAGTCCCGCGATGGAGACATTGTTGAAGAGCATCGAGATGTACGCCGGGATAAGGCGAAGGGGCGCCAATTCTAGCGGTTGCCCGGTTTTACCGCATCTTTAACAAACTGAAACAGAGCGCATGGCTTAACCGGTTCAGCGAACACTGCATTGATAGGCTGCATAACGCTGGTCGCCCTCGACCGGCTCGCCCATCGCCTGCACCGTATTGGCGCCGACGCCCGGGGCCTCGTTGCGGGCCAGGGTTTCCAGTTCCTCGCGCACCCGCAGCGGGTTGCGCTGGTAGAAGCCGACGTTGCTCTTCACCGACACCACCACCTCGCCGCGCTTCTCGCAGCCAGCCGGCGCCTGTCCTGGCGGCAGCACACGCACGGTCTTGCCTTCCGGCGCCATCGGCACCCAGGTGCAGGCGGCGAGACTGGCGAGCAGGAACAACGCGATCGGTAGGCGCATGGACAGGGACCGCAGGTTGAAGGAACCCGGATTGTGCCGCAGATCGCTGAATTGACAATGACGCCGATGGATGAGAGACCGCCGGACGCACCGGAGAGGGGGCAGCCGAGCCTCTCTCCCGCCGGGAGAGGGGTTGGGGTGAGAGTGCGGCGCGAAGTGTCTTGCGGAGTTTGGCCGCACGAGGCTCCGCCCGTACCCTCATCCGGCCCTGCGGGCCACCTTCTCCCGATGGGAGAAGGGAACAGCCTAAGCCCCTCTCCCATCGGGAGAGGGGTTGGGGTGAGGGTACGGCGCGAAGCGTCTCGCGGAGTTGGGCGCACAAGGCTCCGCCCATATCCTCATTCGGCCCCCGAAGCCGCCGCCTTAGCGCTTCGGCGCGACCGGCGCAGCACCCTGCGGCTTGCCGTCGGCGTCGATCACCGTCACCTCGCCCAGCTTCAGCGCGCGCACTGGGCGCTCGATCTGCTTCAGGTCGCCCACCACCACCCAGGTCAGTGCGTTGGCATCGAGCGTCGCCGCCGCCTCGCGCACCTGCGCCGGGGTCATCGCCTCGATCTCGGCCTTGCGCGTGAATACGTAGTCGTCGGGCCGCCCATAGCGCACGATGCCGCCAATCGCGCCGAGCACCGAACTGGCGGTCTCGTAGGCGCCGGGCAGGCTCAGAGTCTGGATGTTGCGGATCCGCGCCACTTCCTCCGCCGTCGGCGGCGCCTTGCCGCTGGCGAAGGCGTTGATCTCCTTCTGCATCTCCTGCAGCGCCGGCGCGGTCTTGTCGATCTGCACCGGCGCGGCAGCCGACCACGGGCGCTGGCCCAGGGCGTTGGAGGCCGAACTGCGCGCACCGTACGACCAATGCTTGCTCTCGCGCAGGTTCATGTTCAGCCGCGAGGTGAAGTCGCCGCCGAGCACGCCGTTGGCGATGTCGAACCGGATCGAGGACGCCTCGGTGGTCGGCGGCACCAGTTCGGCGGCGAACAGGTTGGCCTGCACCGCGCCTGGCTGGTCGATCAGATACACCCGCGGCTTGCTCGGACGCGGCACCGCCGCCGGCGCCCGCAGCGCCGGCGCCGCGCCCTCGCCCTTCCAGTCGCCGAACTGCGCATTCAGCAGCGGCACCACCTCGGCCAGCGTGGTATCGCCGACCACGATCAGCGTGGCCTGCTCGGGACGGATCCAGTCGCGCTGGAAATCGACCAGGTCGGCGCGCTCCAGCGCCGCGATCTCCGCCTCGGTGCCGCTGCCGCTGAACGGGATCGCATACGGATGGCCGGCGCCGTACAGCAGCGGCGGCAGCACCCGCATCGCCACCGCGTTGGGCTGCGCCTTCTCCTGGCGGATGCCGGCGATCCAGCTGGCCTTGATCCGCTCGATCTCCTTCTGTTCGAAGCGCGGGCGCCGCAGTAAATCGGCGTACAGCGCCAGCGACGGCGCCAGGTTCTCCTTCAAGGCCGACAGGTAGGCATTACTGCCATCCAGCGACGCACCGGCGCTGAGCGCGGCGCCCAGGCTGTCGGCGGCATCGGCGAAGCCCAGCGCGTCGCGCTCGCCAGCGCCTTCGTCGAGCATGCCCATGGTGAAGTTGGCGGTGCCAGACTTGCGCCCCTGGTCGGCGCTGAAGCCGCCATGGAATTCGTAGCTGAATTGCACCACCGGCACGTCGTGGCGCTCGGCCAGGATCAGCTGGGTGCCGTTCTTCAGCGTGGCGCGCTGCAACGCCGGGAACTTCAACTGCGGGAACTGGGTGGTCTTGGGCGGGCCGGCGCTGCGATCGACGACGCTGGGCAGCGCGCGGTACTTCGGATCGACCGGCGGCGCATTCAGCGGCGCCGGCTGCACCGCCGGATCCTCGGCCAGCGCCACGCGCTCGCCCGGTTGCACCACCAGGGTGTGATCGCCCTTGCCCAGCCATTTGCGGCCCACCGCCTTCAGGTCGCGCGCGCGGGTGGATTCGATCGTGGCCAGCGAGGTGCGGAAGCAGCCCGGATCGCCGGTGAACACCGTGCACTCGGCCAGCGCATCGGCCTTGCCGCCGAACCCGCCGATGCGTTCGATGCCGCGCACGAAGCCTGCGCGAAACGCGGTCTTGGCACGCAACAGCTCGTCCTTGTCCGGCCCATTGTCGAGCAGCTTGCGCAGTTCCTCGTCGATCACCGCCTCGACCTTGGCCGGATCCACGCCCTGCTTCACCGTGGCGATGATGCCGAAGCTGGAGCCCAGCTGCGACGGCCAGGCGCCGGCGCTGATCTGGTCGACCAGCTTGTCCTCG of Xanthomonas translucens pv. cerealis contains these proteins:
- a CDS encoding 3-oxoacyl-ACP synthase III, yielding MLFNNVSIAGLAHIDAPHTLTSKQINERLQPTYDRLGIRTDVLGDVAGIHARRMWDADMQASDAATLAARKAMTDAGITAGQVGLLVNTSVSRDYLEPSTASIVSGNLGVGEECVTFDVANACLAFINGMDIAARMIERGEVDYALVVDGETANLVYEKTLERMTSPDVTAQEFRDELAALTLGCGAAAMVMARAELVPDAPRYRGGVTRSATEWNTLCRGNLDRMVTDTRMLLIEGLKLAQKTFVAAMQALGWVVDELDQFVIHQVSLPHTQAFIKNFGIDPRKVMTIFGEHGNIGPASVPIVLSKLRELGRLKKGDRIALMGIGSGLNCSMAEVVW
- a CDS encoding DUF4156 domain-containing protein, which encodes MRLPIALFLLASLAACTWVPMAPEGKTVRVLPPGQAPAGCEKRGEVVVSVKSNVGFYQRNPLRVREELETLARNEAPGVGANTVQAMGEPVEGDQRYAAYQCSVR
- a CDS encoding M16 family metallopeptidase, coding for MTVSIRPRGALLAIALSTALGALSYAPPSSAARPPAAATVDIAYEQFTLPNGLRVVVHTDRKAPIVAVNLWYHVGAKDEPAGRTGFAHLFEHLMFQGSENHSGEFFEPFKQVGATDQNGTTNSDRTNYFENVPTTALDMALWMESDRMGHLVGAIDQAALDEQRGVVQNEKRQGENQPYGQAWDRLSRALYPKGHPYHHSVIGSMNDLNAASLADVKQWFRTWYGPNNAVLVLAGDIDVATAKEKVARYFGDIPAGPSMAQPQVDVAQRTQSTRETMTDKVPQARIYRVWNVAQTGTEDIDRLQLLAQLLGGAKSSRLDRRLVHEDKLVDQISAGAWPSQLGSSFGIIATVKQGVDPAKVEAVIDEELRKLLDNGPDKDELLRAKTAFRAGFVRGIERIGGFGGKADALAECTVFTGDPGCFRTSLATIESTRARDLKAVGRKWLGKGDHTLVVQPGERVALAEDPAVQPAPLNAPPVDPKYRALPSVVDRSAGPPKTTQFPQLKFPALQRATLKNGTQLILAERHDVPVVQFSYEFHGGFSADQGRKSGTANFTMGMLDEGAGERDALGFADAADSLGAALSAGASLDGSNAYLSALKENLAPSLALYADLLRRPRFEQKEIERIKASWIAGIRQEKAQPNAVAMRVLPPLLYGAGHPYAIPFSGSGTEAEIAALERADLVDFQRDWIRPEQATLIVVGDTTLAEVVPLLNAQFGDWKGEGAAPALRAPAAVPRPSKPRVYLIDQPGAVQANLFAAELVPPTTEASSIRFDIANGVLGGDFTSRLNMNLRESKHWSYGARSSASNALGQRPWSAAAPVQIDKTAPALQEMQKEINAFASGKAPPTAEEVARIRNIQTLSLPGAYETASSVLGAIGGIVRYGRPDDYVFTRKAEIEAMTPAQVREAAATLDANALTWVVVGDLKQIERPVRALKLGEVTVIDADGKPQGAAPVAPKR